TGCAGAACTGCAGGAAGCCACCGAAGCCGAACCGCTTCTCGCTGAAGTCGGCCTGACGGTTGCGCAGCCGGTCCTTCAGCCCCGACAGCGGCGCCCGGCCCTCCTCGGCCACGACGTCGTGCAGCAGGCGGAAGGCATCCTCCTCGGAGTCCGACGCCTCGGGGAAGCTGACCTCGGGGTCGCCCTTGGCCGCGCCGGTGCTGAGCTCGATGATGTCCTTGGACTCCAGGTCGCGGAGCAGCTCGCCGAAGGCCCTGAACCCCCAGTCGGCCTCGCTGAACGTGGGGTCCTTGCGGATGATCGCGCGCTTCAGCATGGAGGCGAGCACCACGCCGCTGCTCGAGCGCTGCAGGCCCGAGAGGGTCTGGGTCACCAGCTTGTTGACGTCGCGGGGCGGCTCGTCCTCGTCGTCCTCGGTGGAGTCCTCGACGGCCTCCGGCTCCTCCGGGGTCGTCTCCGGCTCGCCGCGGTCGGCGTCCTTGGGCTGCTTGGGCGCCGGACGGTTCGACCCACCGCTGCCACGCCCGCGGCCACCACGACCACGACCGCCACCACCGCCACCACCGCTGCCGCCACCGCGCTTCTTCTTGGTCGGCAGGTCGACGCCCTCGAGGCGCTCGTAGAAGATGAACTCGTCACACGCCGGCGGCAGCAGCTTGGACGTCGACGCCTCGAGGCCCACACCGATCACGCGCTTGTTCAGCTCGCGCAGCTTGTTGACCAGCGGGGTGAAGTCGGAGTCCCCGGTGCAGATGACGAAGGTCGTGATGTAGTCGCGCTCGAAGACGAGCTCGACCGCGTCGACTGCCATCTTGATGTCCGCAGCGTTCTTGCGGACCACACCCATGCGCTGGGGGATCTCGATGAGCTCGACGTTCTCCTTGGTCAGCATCCGACGGTCCTCGTCGAAGTACGACCAGTCGGCGTAGGCGCGACGCACCACGACACGGCCGCGTTCGGCGAGCGCGTCGGCCAGCGGTCGCAGCGCGAACATCATGCCGCGGAGGTCCTCGCGTGCGCCGATCGCCAGGTTCTCGTAGTCCAGGAACAGGGCGATGCGTTCCTCATCCATTGAGCTCATGCGTCGCACGGTACACGGGAGCGGCGGCTGCGCTCCGTTGGGGCGGGTGTCGGCGTCGCAGGGGGCGCACTACGCTTCGCCCATGGACTTCTTCCAGGACGCCCCGGAGCTGATCGACACGTGGACCGCCGACCCGGCGCTGCGCGCGCACCTGGAGCGTCTGCTGCCAGACGAGGTCCTCGCGGAGGTGGGCCCCGGACTGGCCGAGCTGGGTATCGCAGCGGCCACGACGCTGCAGGCCCTCGGCGACCGTGCCGAGGCCGAGCAGCCGCGGCTGGAGCAGTACGACCCCTGGGGGAGGCGGGTCGACGAGATCGTCGTGTCGGACGCGTGGCACGCCCTGCATGTCGAGCAGGCACGGCTGGGGCTGGCCGCCATCCCCTACGAGGGTGACCACGGTGAACACGCCCGGCTCGTGCAGCTGGCGGTGCAGCACCTCTACGGCCCGTCCTCGGCGGTCTACAGCTGTCCCGTCTCCATGACCGACGCGGCGGTCCGGGTGCTGCTGGACAGCGCCGACCCCGAGCTGCGCGACCGCGTCGTCCCCCGGCTGACCAGCCGTGCGGCCGACGCGTGGACGTCGGGGCAGTGGATGACCGAGAAGCCCGGTGGGTCCGATGTCGGCCGCACCGAGACGGTCGCCCGCCCACTTCCCGACGGCGGCTACGCCCTGACCGGGGTGAAGTGGTTCACCTCCGCGACCACCGCGGACTGTGCGCTGGCGCTGGCGCGGACGCTGGACGCGGACGGCAACGGCGTGGAGGGCTCGCGAGGACTGGGCCTGTACCTGGTGGAGATGACCGACCCGCGGGACGGCCGACGGCAGATCGGCGACACGATCCGCGTCCGACGGCTGAAGGACAAGCTGGGCACCAAGGCGCTGCCGACGGCCGAGCTGGACCTCGACGGCGCCTACGCCACACCCGTCGGGCCGCCGGATCGCGGGGTGAAGACCATCAGCGGCATGCTCAGCATCACCAGGCTGTGGAACGCCATGTCGTCCGCCTCGGGCCTTGCCCGGGCGGTGCAGCTGGCCCTGTCCTACGCCACGAAGCGCGAGGTGTTCGGCACGCGGCTGGTCGACCAGCCGCTGCACCGGGTGACCCTGGCCGAGCTGCAGGTCGACTACGAAGCCACCCTGGCGCTGGTGGTCCGGGCGTCGGAGCTGACCGGTCGGGTGGAGGCCGATGTGGCCAGCGACGCCGAAACGGGGATCCTGCGGGCGCTGATGCCGGTCGTGAAGCTGTTCACGGCCAAGTACGCCGTCGCAGGGGCGTCGGAGGCGCTGGAGGCCTTCGGCGGCGCCGGCTACATCGAGAACACCGGCCTGCCCGCCCTGCTGCGCAACGCCCAGGTCCTCTCCATCTGGGAGGGCACGACCAACGTGCTCGGCCTCGACCTGCTGCGGGCGGCCGTCCGCGAGGACGCGCTGCGTCCCCTGCTGGCCGACGTCGGCGAGCGGATGGCCGGTGCCGACGTGCCCGAGCTGGCGGAGTCCGTACGGCTCGTGGCGGACCGGGCGTCGGCGCTGGGCGACGCCGCGATGGGCTGGGCCGATGCCGACCAGGAGGTCGTCGAGGCCGGCATGCGGGCCTTCGCCATGCGGCTGGGCGCCGTCTACACCGGGGCGCTGCTGCTGGAGCACGCCGCCCACCGCCTGGCGAAGCACGACGACGCCGCGGCGGCAGTCGCCAACCGCTGGGTTCGCCGCGAGCTGGGTGGCCCCGACGACATCGCGCCCGACCCGGCCCGCTTGCGCGACGCCGACGTCATCCTGCAGGCTCCGCTGGCCACGATCGGCGGCACGGCCTGATCATGCGCCCGGGGGTGTAGCCCAACCGGCAGAGGCAACCGGCTTAAACCCGGTCCAGTGCGGGTTCGAGCCCCGCCACCCCTACTTCCCCAACCCTCCCGCGGCCGCACACCAAACGGCCCCCTGGGTCTCGCGAAGGTCGGCGGCCCGTCGGCCGATCACGAGCACGGGTACCCTCTTGCCAGCGACGACGAGGAGGTTGGATGCCACAGGCCATCAGCTGGGTCGTGTACGGCACCCTCGGTGTGGTCGCGACGATGTTCTGGTGGCGACGGCGGACCGAGTCGGCGGGATGGTTGGCTGCCACCTTCGTCGTCCTGGGTGCCGTCGTGCTGCAGGGCGCGCTGGTGCCGGCCCCCGATCCGGCGGACCTGCCGCTCCCCCAGTTCAGCCCCCGGGAGCTCTACACCGACCTGGTGATCATCGGGCTGCTCGGGTTCCCCTACCTGCTGCACCGGTTCGTCCGGTCGCTGCGCGAGGTCACACGGCTGTCCGACCGGCTCGCCGATGTGGGCATGGTCGGGATCGTCGTCCTGACCCTGGCCAGCCCGGGGTTCCCCGACCAGGCGGACTTCACGCCGTACCAGCAGGTCGTGCAGCTCGTCATGCTCGGATGGTGGGCCGTCCTGCTCGCCCAGGCGTCCTGGGCCCTCTGGCGATCCGGTCGTGGGCGGCCCGGCATCATCAGGAACCGCATGCGGCTGATGTCGGTCGCGGCCCTGCTCATCAACGTCGCGCTGCTCGGATCCACGCTGGGCGACGCCCAGTCGCAGGACGCCGCCTACGTCATCACCCAGGTCCTCGGGTGGGCCAGCGCCGGTGCGTTCCTCCTCGCCTTCGAACCACCCCTGCTCGTCCGTCGTTCGTGGCGGGCCCGTGAGGAAACGGCCCTTCGGACGGCCGAGAGCCGGCTCGTCGCCGCCACCAGCGCGACGGAGGCCGCCAGCGCGATCGTCGACGCCGCAGCCGCGCTCGTGGGCGGCACCCGCGCGGAGGTGCGTGACGCGGACGGAGCGGTCCTCGCACGCAGCGGCGGCCGGGAGGAGGACCGATCCGAGGACCCCCTGGAGGTGCGGCTGTCACGCTCGACGGTGATCGTGCACCGCTCGCGCCTGACGCCCGTGTTCGGCGAGGGCGAGGAGGCGCTGCTCCGCCAGCTCTGCGGCCACCTCGACCTGGCCCTCGACCGGATCTCGGCGTTCGAGGCCAGCGAGAAGGCGCTCCGGGAGGCCGAGCGGGCCAACACCGAGCTGTCGCAGCTGGTGTACGGGGTCAGCCACGACCTCCGCAACCCGCTGGTGACGGTGCTCGGCTTCCTCGACTTCATCACCGACGACGACACCCCGCTCAGCGATACCCAGATCATGGCGCTGGAGCGGATCACGATCAGCGCCCGCTACATGGAGGGCCTGATCGACGACCTGCTGCAGCTCTCGCGGGTGGGCCGGTCCGACAACGACGCCAAGCCGGTCGCGATCGCCGCCCTGGTGCAGGACATCCGCACCGACCTCGCCCCCCGCTACCCGGACCTCGTCATCGAGATGGACGGCGATGCGACCGTCCTGATGAACGAGGTCAGGGCCCGGCAGCTGTTCATCAACCTCCTCGAGAACGCCGCCCGTCACGGCGGCCGCACCCCCCTCGTCGTCACCGTGACCTGCGTGTCGGTCATCGACGGGGAGGCAACGATCGACGTCGCCGACAACGGCGTGGGCATCCCCGAGGAACACCGCGATCGGGTGTTCCAGATCTTCCAGCGGCTGGACCGGTTCGACGCCCGCACCAAGGGCAGCGGCATCGGCCTGACGATGTGCCGCAAGATCACCGAAGAGGTCGGAGGCGGTATTGTGATCACCGACTCCACTCCCGGGACGACCTTCCGCATCACGCTCCCGGCGGTCCCGCTCGGCCAGACCCCGTCCGGCCCGTTCGCCTCCACCCAAGAGAGAAAGCCGTGATCCACATGCGCCTGGTCAGAGTCCTCATCGCCGAGGACAACGAGGACCACCTGTTCCTGGCCCGTGTCGCCCTGCAGGCCGTGCAGGGCGTGCAGATCGAGGTCGTTGCGGTGCAGGACGGGCAGGAGGCGCTGGACTACCTGCATGGCCGCGGACAGTACGACGGCCGCGAGCTGCCCCACCTGATCCTGCTGGACCTGTCGATGCCCCGCAAGGACGGCCTGACCGTCCTCAAGGAGCTGCGTGCCGACGAGGACCTGCAGTCGCTGCCCG
This genomic stretch from Euzebya rosea harbors:
- a CDS encoding acyl-CoA dehydrogenase family protein; amino-acid sequence: MDFFQDAPELIDTWTADPALRAHLERLLPDEVLAEVGPGLAELGIAAATTLQALGDRAEAEQPRLEQYDPWGRRVDEIVVSDAWHALHVEQARLGLAAIPYEGDHGEHARLVQLAVQHLYGPSSAVYSCPVSMTDAAVRVLLDSADPELRDRVVPRLTSRAADAWTSGQWMTEKPGGSDVGRTETVARPLPDGGYALTGVKWFTSATTADCALALARTLDADGNGVEGSRGLGLYLVEMTDPRDGRRQIGDTIRVRRLKDKLGTKALPTAELDLDGAYATPVGPPDRGVKTISGMLSITRLWNAMSSASGLARAVQLALSYATKREVFGTRLVDQPLHRVTLAELQVDYEATLALVVRASELTGRVEADVASDAETGILRALMPVVKLFTAKYAVAGASEALEAFGGAGYIENTGLPALLRNAQVLSIWEGTTNVLGLDLLRAAVREDALRPLLADVGERMAGADVPELAESVRLVADRASALGDAAMGWADADQEVVEAGMRAFAMRLGAVYTGALLLEHAAHRLAKHDDAAAAVANRWVRRELGGPDDIAPDPARLRDADVILQAPLATIGGTA
- a CDS encoding sensor histidine kinase; protein product: MPQAISWVVYGTLGVVATMFWWRRRTESAGWLAATFVVLGAVVLQGALVPAPDPADLPLPQFSPRELYTDLVIIGLLGFPYLLHRFVRSLREVTRLSDRLADVGMVGIVVLTLASPGFPDQADFTPYQQVVQLVMLGWWAVLLAQASWALWRSGRGRPGIIRNRMRLMSVAALLINVALLGSTLGDAQSQDAAYVITQVLGWASAGAFLLAFEPPLLVRRSWRAREETALRTAESRLVAATSATEAASAIVDAAAALVGGTRAEVRDADGAVLARSGGREEDRSEDPLEVRLSRSTVIVHRSRLTPVFGEGEEALLRQLCGHLDLALDRISAFEASEKALREAERANTELSQLVYGVSHDLRNPLVTVLGFLDFITDDDTPLSDTQIMALERITISARYMEGLIDDLLQLSRVGRSDNDAKPVAIAALVQDIRTDLAPRYPDLVIEMDGDATVLMNEVRARQLFINLLENAARHGGRTPLVVTVTCVSVIDGEATIDVADNGVGIPEEHRDRVFQIFQRLDRFDARTKGSGIGLTMCRKITEEVGGGIVITDSTPGTTFRITLPAVPLGQTPSGPFASTQERKP
- a CDS encoding response regulator, translating into MRLVRVLIAEDNEDHLFLARVALQAVQGVQIEVVAVQDGQEALDYLHGRGQYDGRELPHLILLDLSMPRKDGLTVLKELRADEDLQSLPVVVLTSSDRPEDVNAAYALGANSYVNKAKGLSSLADYWTQTANLPDPAAKR
- a CDS encoding NYN domain-containing protein, which gives rise to MDEERIALFLDYENLAIGAREDLRGMMFALRPLADALAERGRVVVRRAYADWSYFDEDRRMLTKENVELIEIPQRMGVVRKNAADIKMAVDAVELVFERDYITTFVICTGDSDFTPLVNKLRELNKRVIGVGLEASTSKLLPPACDEFIFYERLEGVDLPTKKKRGGGSGGGGGGGRGRGGRGRGSGGSNRPAPKQPKDADRGEPETTPEEPEAVEDSTEDDEDEPPRDVNKLVTQTLSGLQRSSSGVVLASMLKRAIIRKDPTFSEADWGFRAFGELLRDLESKDIIELSTGAAKGDPEVSFPEASDSEEDAFRLLHDVVAEEGRAPLSGLKDRLRNRQADFSEKRFGFGGFLQFCKAARTREIIEMEWDDEADDYMLTLPS